The sequence below is a genomic window from Phoenix dactylifera cultivar Barhee BC4 chromosome 16, palm_55x_up_171113_PBpolish2nd_filt_p, whole genome shotgun sequence.
TAACCACAAAGGTCGACAAAGATGATGGAACTATATTATACAAGTTTTCATACTTGAGTAGAATGAGATGGTTTTCCCTTCTGGTATTCAAGGCGATGCATCTTTGCATGTGAATTTCTTTTCAAGAGAAGTTACGCTTTTTACAAGGTCCAAGTGTGTTGGGCTTATACTGGGCTGGGGCCTCGTATGGCAACTGAGCTGTGGCCCTTACCTGCTTGTTTCCATTGTCACGGGTCCTGTATGGGCATGTTTAATGCTATCCAGTATTAATTAAGCTCTGATGACTTTATATCAATTGTGCTCTGATGGCACGTTGTTGTGGCCCTTTTGTTTCTGAAATTCACTAATGTTTTCTGATGtgtgttttttaatttttggggtaCAAAATGTTGTGTTGTGTTATGTTACTGAAGTTGTGAGAAAAATGAGTAGTAGCACTCTGATCTATCTAATGGATTATGTCATGCATGGTAGCTGAAAAAATTCAAACTCTGTGGCTAATGACAGGTGCAATAGAGGCCTAGACAGCCTATTGAGTTACATCATGGCCTAAGATCAAGGGTGGAAGCAATCCAATCTGGTGCATCGTTTGTCGCCATGTGGCGCACGCTGTATGCTATGGTTGATTGCCAGCTGTCCTTGCAATTTCCTCCACATTAGGATGCCTATGGCTTctctttcatcttcttcattgGTGCCTTGTGCAACATAGGGCCTTTCAGGTTGGTCTCATTGGATTCTCAGCAAGATGACAGCCATTGGCGGAAAAGGATGGGGGCTGTAGCTGTGGAAAATTTCAAAGTTCAGTAGTCTTATCAGATAAAAAGAGTTTCTTTGCTCTCCTTACATCAAGATCTTGGCACTTGCATTCGTACATCGGAAGGCATTCTGATGAGTTTCTTCTCATCTTCACTTTTGAATGATGGAGCCCTAACTTATTGAGACTACCACCCAACCAGGTGATAGAAATTCTCTTCAGTCTTTCAGGTGTTTTCATCGCAGCGCCTGGATTAACATCGAGCGGCTCCTGGTTTGTCATAAATTCTGCTTAGTCTTGTAATCTTGACAGCTTTGGCACTGTTGGATTGAGGTCTTGTCATTGTTAGCCTCCTGCTCATGATTGGATAGCCATGATTGCGATGGATGGCGGCGCGAAAATGCAGGCCACTTGGAATGGCCAGAGAGATGACGGCATTGTGCTGCAACTTGTATGCCCATGCTGCCTGTCCATTTCAACTGGTTGGAGCACTAATGGAGTTTCCACCCAATGCTAATTCTTGACCTTCAAGTCTTGTTGGAACCATGTATCTGACTCATATCACCAATCTTCTTGTTAATTTCAATGACACTGGATATAAGCTGCTGTATTTAGTCAGCTCCATTCTGGAAATCAAGGCAGTGGAAGTTAAAACCTTCCATTGGATGATGGGACAAGGGATTGGTCGTAGGGCTACGATGAATCTAGCCGTAACTTGGGAGTCTTGGACTTTCTTTGCTATCCTTCAGGTTCAGGCTCTTTGTTCTTGGAACAATTCATTCGAAGCTGTAAGATTCCAAGGAACAGTTTGCACCTTGAAGAACATGTTTAGGCTCATTAAACTGGCGCACTCGCACGCCAAGCATGAATAGAAATGATCCAAATCAAGTCAAACTTGAAACAAAACTCAATTGCAAGTTGCAAGTATGACAAGATTTGCCGGTATTGGTTTCTTCGTTGTTTAAAAATGAAGAATTAATAAAAGTCACTTTCCCAACCATGACTCTGGTGGTGGTATCACCTCTGATGAGCTGTTGCAAATTGCAATGCTGGGATTGATTGGGGCGAGACAATGGCACGCTATGATAACAAACAATTCTTGCTATGATAACAAACAATTCTCCTAAACAACCCCCCTCGATAAGGCAGGTGGCCTCCCCTACCTAGACTGCgcaaattatattttaaaaaaaatccagaaCCAAACCTAACTGCACTTAGATCCCAAGTCACACTAGAATATGATCTATGTATCTACCATGGTTGCTAATTTAGTACTCTATTTTCAATGTATGGACTTTCTAAAATTAGAATAACTTGATCAACTAGGAATGGATCTGATCTGACATCAAAACGATAGTTCAAAAATCTATATATaatttaagaaatataaaatttacaAACCAGCAAAGTTTGTGGTCAGTATACTAAATGATTTGATATCAAATCCTGCTTTCATCATGGCTCAAGGAGTTAGGGTTATCCAGGCGAGGGCTACCATGTATTGCGTAGTCCATTGGCAAAatagactccaattgataatTAGATTTAGACTCAAGCCAATTTGTAGCCCTAGAGACCTATTGGAAGATCATCGAACTAATTTGGACATTACCATTCAATAATTAGATTTAGACTCAAGCCAATTTGTAGCCCTAGGGACCTATCAGAAGATCCATTGAATGGTCCCATGAGGGAAATTAATTCTGGTCAGGGCCAAAAGAGCCAACGTGAGCAAGGGCGGGGTCCAACCTCTCTTCCATAACGCCGGAGGAGGAGGTGAGAGGCTGCCAACTCTATCTAAAAACCCGGCCGGCCACGTGTCGCCCTCAGGGCTGGTCGTGATGGGGGTTGGCGGGCGACGACCGCTATGCCGCGTCATCACGCCACGTGGGAAGCTGAGGACTGGTGCCGTCACATAGTCTCGAGAGACCAAAAAAACGTGACCAGTGTTCCATTCCATTCCATCCTATTCCTCACCACCTTCCCCCgtcgccctctctctctctctctctctctctctctctctctctctctctctctttccccttAGAAGTTGACTTGTACTTCTATTAATACACCTTATAATTCCCCATGGTTTGATTGAATACCAACACcccccttctcctctccttctctctctctctctctagtttcTATCTTAAGAATAGCTTCATGAGCTTCTTGAGCATGGTGGAGGCTCAACTGCCTCCAGGGTTCAGGTTCCACCCAAGGGATGATGAGCTGATATGCGACTACCTTGCGGCGAAGGTCACCGGAGACCGCAGCGGTGGCGGCTTCTGGGGTAGCCCGATGATGGTCGATGTCGATCTCAACAAGTGTGAACCATGGGATCTCCCTGGTAAGAACCAACCATCTCCAGATTTGATTGCTTTGTAGTTCGGCATAACACAACATAGTTCTATACTTTCATGACATGGCCGGCCTTGTTTCTGGGTAACATGAGTCCTAGCTACCTCTGTTCTCTTTACAtgctgtgtgtatatatgtatgcaatAACTACATGTAGTCATCAGTGCTCCATATTTTAGGAGCCATTTCTTATCATGGTATTACCATGGCAAGGGTATGTATATATGCAGTTCTATTCCGATTCTTCTGACATGGAGACCCAGTGTGAGAAGTCCAGGACTATAAGCAAATTATTGTAGCCTCAAGTAGTTATCTCAAGGATTTGGTATTGGATGTTGAGAATTATTCTTATATGTCCTTCCTCAACAAAAGAACAATTTCTTTATTGATGAACCATcgttggcttttttttttttttttttttgttaatccaTGGAAGGTAAGGTCGCAACTATATTAAAATGGAATAgctgaaaatattattattactttGATATGATTTGTAGCCTTGCATACTTTATGGTCCGTTATATAAATATGTGGTATCTTTTACGCTCTGGGTTTGCAATTCCACTTTAGGTTTGGGGCATGACAAATATCATGTGCTGCCCTCTAAAATATAGAGGAGAAACAACACTTGTGTTAAGAATATTACTTGAAATTCTTATTCCAAATAAGTTGGCCTGTACATGCTAACTCCCTAGAGCATTCTATCTTTCTAGCCAGGCACTTATGCCCTTCTTATAAGTTCtattttatggattttactcaCTTCTTTTGTTCAAAAGACTTGCTTTTCTTAAATTAAATATCCTGGTCTTAAActcgtatatgtatatattactTTAATGTAAATGAATAGTTGAAAAATCTTTTGTTTTCCAAATCTCCATCACATCCCAACCTTGAAACtggttttcttgtttttttttggctttcctTCCACGTAACGGAAAAATATTCTTGGGCCAGAATTCGGTGTGTCTTATCCCATCCATGATGGCTTGTCAGCTTTCCACAGCTTATTCCTCCTGCTAATGTCTAAATTATTATACATGAagcgaaaaagaaaaaagaaggaacaTAAAGACATTGCCTAACTCTagactctctttctctctctactaggggaaagaagtaaaaaaaaaagggaaaagaatccAAAGTGATTTTGGAATTAAGAATAGGggaaagtaaaaaataaaaggaacagAATACAAAAGAATTCTGGAAAACGAAgccaaaataatattgaattggCGTCGCCCGGACTCGAACCGGAGACCTTCAGTGTGTTAGACTGACGTGATAACCAACTACACCACGACACCGTGTTGTTCAGTATCTTATCATTTATCTTTAGTACATGCATCTCTTCGGAGTAGAGagcgagggagagagagagagagagaagggtggtggtggtggtgggaaaAGAAAGCAGTCTTATATACATCAAAGAGATTTTCAATCTAAAATACACCTCACACGTATTCGTGCAGCTACAAACCATCTTGATCCCAATTTTCCACTGATAGCTCAAATAACCAACTTTATAATAAAGTGTGGATCAATTGAGATATTTGATGTTGATGCCAACACAGTCCTGGAATCATCGATGGGTCTCTGATGTTGATGTGCTATTGAATCAATCATCGACACCATGATAAACAATCAACGTCATGGGATTAGGTTACATGCTGATGCTAACAAAGACATGGAAGGTTCGTTGCACGACACCAACTCCACAAAACCTTTCACCCATGGGTCAATTTCAATAGCAAACATAATAGACAAAATTTCACTATTGTTTGTTAGCACTTGTTTCATAGATAAAAGTTTATGTGACGCCATTCGTTGATCTTCTAAAGGTTCCACTTGAGGAGTGCAACTTTATCAAAGTGcattgaagatgtaaaatgctAATATCTGGAGAATATGGTTGGAGGTTAAATTTGCTCCTGATTATTACTTAGTTCCATGAGAATCTCAAATTAAAAACCAGCCCTTGATGATCTGTTCTTCAGATTTCACTGATTGCTGTTACTTTTGCATTACTAGTGCCTCCCTACGTTTCCTACCTTTGCATGTACTACAAAGTTGACATCCACCTTACTTTTGACCTTTTGTTCCCGCACTGAATTATTGTTGATGCTAAACTTGTGGCTTTGGGCACTGATGCAACTGAGAAATTTGTGAGACAGAAATGGCTTGTGTTGGGGGGAAGGAGTGGTATTTCTTCAGTCTCCGAGACCGCAAGTATGCGACCGGGCAGCGAACGAACCGAGCAACCTTGTCGGGCTACTGGAAGGCCACCGGAAAAGATAGGCTAGTAGCTCGAAAGGGAATGCTTGTTGGGATGAGGAAGACCCTTGTTTTCTATCAAGGGAGAGCTCCCAAGGGAAAGAAGACCGACTGGGTCATGCATGAGTACCGCATGGAAGGACCTGGGGATCCGTCCAAGTTATCCTTCAAGGTGATCTTATGACATCAAGTTTTCTACTTGCAGAATGAGTTCCTGATCGCTTTGTTTTCATTTTGTTCAGGGTCAAAAAGAAGTAGTGGATTAATATTATGAGCTATTACAATAATGATTTCTCCAATGTTTCAAAAGTTTGTAgacagaaaaagagaaacaactTGCTCAAAGTGATTCAAAGTTTCCATGGTCATATTAGAGAAATATGATATATAGTAATTGGCTGACAATTTTATTTATACACAAAGTGACAAAAACATCTATAATGCGAAAACTAAGAGATGTTTGGCAGAGGATAGGGACAATAGGTTGAAAATTTCTAAAAGGTAACAATGAGATTGATTACATGGGAACCAGTCATCTTAGACATCCAGTAGATATCTAAATTGGTTTCGACAACTTAATGAAGCAATTGATGTCGACTAAAAGGATCAAATTCCCACTTCTGTGAAACTAATTTGACTAGTTCTAGACTTCATAAACTATCTAGATAgtacatatatatatcaacATGTGATTTGTGAATCCAAGAGCTGCTAATGTTGTTAAATAAGGGATGCTTCTTGTGAATATTGCAGGAGCTATTCTATTAAATCCTAGCCGATAATGAGCTTTTTTCTGTAGAAAAGTAACCCATTATTTGTCTAGATTTCTGTTTTGTTCATGCTATGAAATTACCGCAGCTTGTTCCTCAACGAGTACCAACCTTGTGGGCTATCAGTTGCTTTCATGACTCCTATCTATCCATACTTCAGACATAGTTTTCTCCTAACTATCTACAGAATATGGGACTCTATGTTGTTCCCCATGATacttttatgtttatttttttatcttcctATTCTGTCTCATTCTTGTCATGCCTAACTTTTTGTCACTTTATGCTACAAAACTCAAACTTTCCCACCATGCTAGTACTAATATAGTTTTCCATTAAAAAATCAATTTAGTATCGTTTCACTAAGACTTGTCTCACTTGATTTTCTTGATTAAGCTGCATTCTTTTTCACTTACAACCATCATCACTTTGTGCAGCAGGCTGAGTACAAAATGCTAAAAATTACACACAAAAAAAACAATCATAACCTAAAGATATAACCAAATTTGAACCTTAAAACTATGTATTTCAAAAATTCATTGGCCAACTGCAATACCACTTGAGGACATAATTATCCATGTGTCGCAGTCATACTCATCTAGTGaccaaacaaagtttaaatcaaCTTGAGGAAAAACTTCTAGCAATAAAGTTCCAAACATTGATCTCCAATGTAAAGATGATCACAAGATTTGTTAATGATCCAATATCGAAATCTCCATGCTCACAAGCCATTGCAAGTGCTTACTGATCAAATATTCCACAAACTACTTGTCATATTCCAAACTTTCATGATTAACTACTCCTCTAACCATGCATATTATCATATGACTTCCATGACACTTCGCTCTCTTTCTTTAAACAGGAAGATTGGGTCCTATGTAGAGTGTTCTACAAGCACAGGGGACTCTCCACCAAGCCAAGCATGGAAACAAGCTATGATGACACAGGATCTTCCTCACTCCCATCTCTCATGGACACCTACATCATCTTTGACAAAATCCCACGAAACTTTGAGGGGTTTGAGCAGGTGCCCTGCTTCTCCAGCTTTCCTCCAAGCCACACATCCCTGCCCCCAAACCCCTTGGCCCCACACCTGCCCCCAGCGGAAAGAAGCCTGCCCTCAACCAAAGGCTTGGCCCAGTTGGGGGGCTTGCCTGACTTGAGCTCTTATCTGAACCCACTCTCCTGTGATAGAAATGTCATAAAGGCAGTCCTAAACCAGCTCACCAAGCTGGAGGGCAATTCAAAGGGGGAGGTACCACAAACTTTGGCCGAAGGGAGTTTGGGGGGTTGCTTCTCTGAGATGGGTCTACCCTCATCTTGGAACCCCTTCTGAATTCTAGGAAAGATTGGTGACGCTTGGGAGGTGAAGGTATCTTCTATTTATAGTGAGTTACCTACCAAAGTTGTATCATATTGTCTATCTACACATATAAGGTGGGAGATTGCTgatctttttctttgtcattgtcCAAGAACTTGTTTCCTATAATGGAGAGTTGTTCTTAACTTTTTTCTGAGTGAATGCACCTTATGGGCATGTTGAAAAGTTCGACGAATGCGACAAAAAAAGGGTGTAAGATTGAtgattgttgatgacaaaagtCTCTGGATTTTGATTCAAGGGGCACTAGTCCTGTCTTTTTGTTGCAGGTTGAGAGTCAAGTGCATTGGATCACGCAGGACGGTGCAGTTGCGTGTGATTACATAAAATATGGAGTGTGTTGGTCTTGCATGTGAAGTCAATTTTACGAGATTGTGCAACACTAAATCTCTTCCATGATATTATAGTGGCATGGACCATCTTATATTTAAATGATATCTTCGATAAGGAGTCTGTTTGTCAAAATTTCTTCCATCATCATTAGGTCAGAATCTTCGGTTTCTTTATTATCCATGTTCTCTTGTGTGCACTTTTAAAAAATGTTTGGAAAGCTTCTCATTCTTTCACACTAGTAGATTCTTGATATGAAAATCATTAGGAGGAATTGTCCCTCGAATGGGGCAATGTTTCGAGTTTTACAAGAACTCGAAATATTTCGATCGGCAACTTAGGCTGTCAAAAAAGGATACTCTTATCTAAGCTGCATAACTTCTTAGTGTCTTCCAACTCTAAAATTAAACCCATGCTCTTATTCTATGGGTGAGAGTAGGTATGAGCAAGGTGTAAGTTATGAAGCCTTCTTACTTGGCATTAGAAGAACTATAAGATCTCCCGACCTAAGTCATTTGTAAGAAAGAAGATAGTGATTTATATATGAATGAAGGTTACTCACTTTTTTTTCGTTTAAATAGGTGATGTTATCATGGAGTACAAGGAATAAACatttaaagcatgaataatcATATACTTCACTACATAACAGCAATCAGGTATTAAGATTCTTCAGAAGCTAGGAATTTTGTCTAGTTTAGATTGCCTTCTTAATCAAGTAAGGACTCTTATCGATAAAACGAAATTATCTCTGCtgtatatatttaaatttctCTCTCTTGTAGCTTCATATCTCTAATATTTATATCTAGGTTAACTGAGACAACATTGCGATAAAGTTTTTCTTTACAATTAGAAAAACAACTAATTCTCCACTACATAGAGCATGGAAAATCTTGGTATTGATGAAATAAATAGTTAATTATTACGCATGTCATGCCTAAAATTCAGGCTTTACCAGTTTATCAATGTATCCACCCATCAATTTACAAACCGAGGGAATGAAATCAATATATGACTGAGCAAACATTAACTGATCTTGTCATTGGTTATATGACTGAGTTCTATTATTTTCCATAGGAatgcaaaatattattttccaATGGACAATAATAAATAACAAAGATACTGCAATCTTTGCAGTCATCATTGGGCTTTCCTaacaatcttttttttattattgtttttaGTAAAATGATCTGTTTTATAAATAAGCTATTAAATATTATATGATCTGAGACTAGATTTGCTGACATGTAAAATTGACAGATTACATGGTCCACTTCATTTGTTTAGCAACATCACCCTCAATAATCCAACAGCTATATATTTACTTACACTATTTTGGATGTTAATGTGTCCATACTCCAATCACCCATATATATAGCCTTTCGCAGTTAGGTTGATATGTTGAACCAGATAGCATTCAAATCCTACTTGCCTCAAAATTTATTGACTGGGATTCTTGAAAGCAACACTCTGCCAACCTCCAAGCTGTGGACTCTTTCATCCACTGCAGTATAAAAATCCCATTCATAGCGTTGAAAAAAATTTCTATAGGTTAATCCTAACCTGACCAACTTCAGCATAAAGAAGTACTAATTTAACAATTAACAGCGCATGGCTACTGTTGGGACTGATAAAGATCGAATCGAAATTATTCTCTCCAATAAGAGGAAGATGCCAATCAATCATAGAAGGGAGTTCCAGTACTTCTCCTTTTATGAAGTGACTAGATAGCTAAGATATACCTTCACAActagtgtgtgtgtatatatatatatatatatatatccttttgGACTAGGCTAGTGGGAGAGACACAGCCACCCAATTTATTAGAAAGAAACTTCCAACAAACTATGAAACATAGCTTTAGGCTTCTGTATCATAGCCAGCTATAGCACAAGGTGACGAAGGGAGTGGGAAGATAGTCTCTGTCTTTCTCAGACTCTCCCTTTTGTTTGTAACTCTTTTTCCATGAGCCACCAACAAAAGCATACACGACAAACACTTCAAGACTAGACATGGCAATGCTTAAACATGAACCTAGCTTCCTTCCAATAGGCCTTAGAAATGGCCACTGCAGAAAGGCTAAGCTGGTACTAGCGGGGGACACAATTCATCAACAAAAATTGCATGCGAACGTGAACTGTGAGACAAGGCACTAATCCTGGCTAGCTGTATTAATTTTTTCTTATAGGGCGTGACGGTGGACACTGCATCGAGGAGAGCAGCTCCGATGAAGGACGTACGCAATGAGAGTCACGCCTCTGCAGTAGCCGAAGGCATCGAATCTGTCGCATGCTGGGTTCCACCTTGCATGCAAGTTTCCATTCTTTCCCACCTCAGCCATTGCAGCTGCTGCAGCGGCACCACACTCACCATCACCTGCCCACCCAACCACCCAAGGTCTACGTGCCACTGCTTTGTGATAATTTGTGAATTGATGCTcaatatatagtttctgatgTTGAAATGTGGTTATGACCCAACTAATAGATGTTTGGTCCATGGCCTTAGACAGAATATATAGCGGCCAAGGATTATTAACGACAAGCTTAATTACTTCAGTGAACTAGTGATCGAAAGAGTTTTATGTGAGAGGGGAAGCTTGATACCATGCCTCCAAGGTTCTCTAAAATCTCGATCGTAAGCCTTGAGCACAGCATGAAGGGCCCGAGCACCAGCACAAACAGATTATATAAGCTGGCTATAGCATAGTCCATCCCACAAGATACTGAGAAGAGATGACAACATGGTCAGTATTTCAAAATATGAAGACATACTTGCTTGAATATCCCAGATAAACCAAAGCACAAATTAGATAgaaattttataagaaaattagtTCCTGACTCAAGGAGAGTAACAGAAACTAAAGGTATACACGACTACATGCATATGAGAAGGCTTACACAAAAAATGCAGGAGTATATATGCTGGACCTGGAGGTGAGGTTTTGGATGATGGGAGTAGTACCCACTATTGCAACGGTCATGCTTTTGGTCTGCTTGTTGAGTGTCATTAACCACAGTTGCTGTGGCTGTGGCCGATAGAGCTGCCATGCCAAGCACACCCTAGCTTTCTGCCTGTAACTCTCTTCTGCTTCCTAGGCATTCTCCATAGCCAATTCTGGAGATAGAGGAGCGCAATGGGTGGACGAAGGTTTTATGGAATGAATGCATGATCCCATGCATGGGTCAAGCAAGTTGTGTATTGGTAGCATTTTTGAGACCTCGCGAAATATTGCTTCTAAGTTTCGAACTTAATTTAGTGTTTcttgcaaaaagaaaagaaagaaaagaaaaataaagttttacTGAACCATCATGCCGACTTGATCAGATTGGCCGATCAGCAGCACAGCCATGTCTCCAATAATAGCACACTAAAGACAATTAAAGCCCTCGAAGATACGATTATGATTCTACTATTTATGGGGCAATTATAGCTTATCCCGTATGATTGAGTGGTGACGGCATGGTTTATGCCATTATCCATGGTGCATGTGACATGCAGCCTGTTATCTAGCAATTAAGGCCCACTTCCTACTAACTCATTAACCAACAATAATCCTTGCCTTGTATAAGCAATGCTTAAGAGGGACTTCTAGGTACACTTTCTATCGTTCCTTCTATTCCGCAACTCTCTCAATTCTCTatgggctcatttggttcgcgggaaaagaagggaggaaagtatggtcaacggaaaagtaatgagatgtctcttgtttggttggagttttcaaatgagagagatgggaaagttgtatttccatgggaatatgattcccacatttcatggaaaagtcttttccatgagaaacatgggaaagttacctTCCCATGAGGtgagaat
It includes:
- the LOC103717906 gene encoding NAC domain-containing protein 21/22-like isoform X2, whose translation is MSFLSMVEAQLPPGFRFHPRDDELICDYLAAKVTGDRSGGGFWGSPMMVDVDLNKCEPWDLPEMACVGGKEWYFFSLRDRKYATGQRTNRATLSGYWKATGKDRLVARKGMLVGMRKTLVFYQGRAPKGKKTDWVMHEYRMEGPGDPSKLSFKGQKEVVD
- the LOC103717906 gene encoding NAC domain-containing protein 21/22-like isoform X1, which produces MSFLSMVEAQLPPGFRFHPRDDELICDYLAAKVTGDRSGGGFWGSPMMVDVDLNKCEPWDLPEMACVGGKEWYFFSLRDRKYATGQRTNRATLSGYWKATGKDRLVARKGMLVGMRKTLVFYQGRAPKGKKTDWVMHEYRMEGPGDPSKLSFKEDWVLCRVFYKHRGLSTKPSMETSYDDTGSSSLPSLMDTYIIFDKIPRNFEGFEQVPCFSSFPPSHTSLPPNPLAPHLPPAERSLPSTKGLAQLGGLPDLSSYLNPLSCDRNVIKAVLNQLTKLEGNSKGEVPQTLAEGSLGGCFSEMGLPSSWNPF